One segment of Bradyrhizobium sp. CB2312 DNA contains the following:
- the cyoB gene encoding cytochrome o ubiquinol oxidase subunit I: protein MLGKLDWSAIPFDQPIPLVAGGIVLVAILGVLAWVVVKGHLPYLWHEWITSVDHKRIGVMYILLASVMLLRGGSDAIMMRIQQAVAYQSQGYLPPEHYNQIFSAHGTIMIFFVAMPFVIGLMNLVVPLQLGVRDVAFPTLNSVGFWLTATGALLVNLSLVIGEFARTGWLAFPPLSGLSYSPGVGVDYYAWSLQISGVGTLVAGINLVTTVLKLRTKGMNYLRMPMFCWTTLASNLLIVSAFPILTATLAMLLLDRYLGFHFFTNEAGGNVMMFMNLIWAWGHPEVYILVLPAFGIFSEVVSTFSGKALFGYRSMVLATMAICVISFMVWLHHFFTMGAGPDVNAIFGIASMIIAIPTGVKIYNWLFTMYGGRIRFATPMLWAVGFMVTFIIGGLTGVLVAVPPADFMLHNSMFLVAHFHNVIIGGVLFGAFAGFEYWFPKAFGFRLDERWGKAAFWFTFVGFYITFMPLYIAGMLGMTRRLQHYEVAAWRPWMIVAAIGMAVLSVGVICQIMQLVVSIRNREALRDRTGDPWDGRSLEWATSSPPPVFNFAFNPDVRGEDAYWDMKAKAQQQSLEHDVPEYQDIEMPRNSPTGFVCAFFATIMGFALIWHIWWMVIVGGVGAFATFVVFAWRDHDEYVIPAAEVARIDRVNLEERRSLVSMAGAI from the coding sequence ATGCTCGGTAAGCTCGACTGGTCGGCGATCCCGTTCGATCAGCCCATTCCGCTCGTCGCAGGCGGAATCGTGCTGGTGGCGATCCTGGGCGTGCTGGCCTGGGTCGTGGTGAAGGGACATCTGCCCTATCTCTGGCACGAATGGATAACCAGCGTCGACCACAAGCGCATCGGCGTCATGTACATCCTGCTCGCGTCCGTGATGCTGCTGCGCGGCGGCAGCGACGCCATCATGATGCGGATCCAGCAGGCAGTCGCCTACCAGTCGCAGGGCTATCTGCCGCCCGAGCACTACAACCAGATTTTTTCGGCTCACGGCACCATCATGATCTTCTTCGTGGCGATGCCGTTCGTGATCGGTCTGATGAACCTCGTCGTGCCGCTCCAGCTCGGCGTGCGCGACGTCGCTTTTCCGACGCTGAATTCCGTCGGCTTCTGGCTGACCGCGACCGGCGCGCTGCTGGTCAATCTCTCGCTGGTGATCGGCGAGTTCGCACGCACCGGCTGGCTCGCCTTTCCACCGCTGTCGGGACTGTCCTATTCGCCGGGCGTCGGCGTCGATTATTACGCCTGGTCGCTCCAGATCTCCGGCGTCGGCACGCTGGTGGCCGGCATCAATCTCGTCACGACGGTGCTGAAGCTGCGCACGAAGGGCATGAACTATCTGCGCATGCCGATGTTCTGCTGGACCACGCTCGCCTCGAACCTCCTGATCGTCTCGGCGTTCCCGATCTTGACGGCCACGCTCGCGATGCTGCTGCTCGACCGCTATCTCGGCTTCCACTTCTTCACCAATGAAGCCGGCGGCAATGTCATGATGTTCATGAATTTGATCTGGGCGTGGGGACATCCGGAGGTCTACATCCTGGTGCTGCCGGCGTTCGGCATCTTCTCCGAGGTGGTGTCGACCTTCTCGGGCAAGGCATTGTTCGGCTACCGCTCCATGGTGCTCGCCACCATGGCGATCTGCGTCATCTCCTTCATGGTCTGGCTGCACCATTTCTTCACGATGGGCGCCGGCCCCGACGTCAACGCCATCTTCGGCATCGCCAGCATGATCATCGCGATACCGACAGGGGTGAAGATCTACAACTGGCTGTTCACGATGTATGGCGGCCGCATCCGCTTTGCGACGCCGATGCTGTGGGCGGTCGGCTTCATGGTCACCTTCATCATCGGCGGCCTGACCGGCGTGCTGGTCGCGGTGCCGCCGGCCGACTTCATGCTCCACAACAGCATGTTCCTGGTGGCGCATTTCCACAACGTCATCATCGGCGGCGTGTTGTTCGGCGCCTTCGCCGGCTTCGAATACTGGTTTCCGAAGGCGTTCGGCTTCCGCCTCGACGAGCGCTGGGGCAAGGCCGCGTTCTGGTTCACCTTCGTCGGATTCTACATTACCTTCATGCCGCTCTACATCGCCGGCATGCTCGGCATGACGCGGCGCTTGCAGCACTACGAGGTCGCGGCGTGGCGGCCATGGATGATCGTGGCAGCGATCGGCATGGCCGTGCTGAGCGTCGGGGTGATCTGCCAGATCATGCAGCTCGTCGTCAGCATCCGCAACCGCGAGGCGCTGCGTGACCGCACCGGCGATCCCTGGGACGGGCGCTCGCTGGAATGGGCGACCTCGTCGCCGCCGCCCGTGTTCAATTTCGCTTTCAATCCGGACGTGCGCGGCGAGGACGCCTATTGGGACATGAAGGCCAAAGCCCAGCAGCAATCGCTCGAACATGACGTGCCAGAGTATCAGGACATCGAGATGCCCCGGAACTCGCCGACCGGTTTCGTCTGCGCCTTCTTCGCCACCATCATGGGCTTTGCGCTGATATGGCACATCTGGTGGATGGTGATTGTGGGTGGTGTCGGTGCGTTCGCGACCTTCGTCGTGTTCGCCTGGCGCGACCATGATGAATACGTCATTCCGGCCGCCGAGGTCGCCCGCATCGACCGCGTCAATCTCGAGGAGCGGCGCAGCCTCGTCAGCATGGCGGGAGCAATCTGA
- a CDS encoding SDR family NAD(P)-dependent oxidoreductase, translated as MRLKDKVAIVVGAGQSPGEGMGNGRATALTFAREGAKVLCVDHHLDSAQETVAMITATHGIAAACKADVTKSVDIEAMVADAQSRWGRIDVLHNNVGVSLAGGDAELLQITEEAFDRVVAINLKSCILAAKEVIPIMRAQRSGAIINISSMAAITTYPYVAYKATKSAMIAFTEQLAYQNAEYGIRANVILPGLMNTPMAVDTRAREWHKTRAEVEAERDSKVPLRRKMGTGWDVANAALFLASDEASFITGVTLPVDGGASVRRG; from the coding sequence ATGCGCTTGAAGGACAAGGTTGCGATCGTGGTCGGCGCCGGCCAGAGCCCCGGCGAAGGCATGGGCAATGGCCGCGCCACCGCGCTCACCTTCGCGCGCGAGGGCGCGAAGGTCTTGTGCGTCGACCACCATCTGGACTCGGCGCAGGAAACGGTTGCGATGATCACCGCAACGCACGGCATCGCCGCGGCCTGCAAGGCCGACGTGACCAAATCCGTCGACATCGAAGCGATGGTCGCGGACGCGCAATCGCGCTGGGGCCGCATCGACGTGCTGCACAACAATGTCGGCGTCAGTCTCGCCGGCGGCGACGCCGAGCTGCTTCAAATCACCGAGGAGGCGTTCGACCGCGTCGTCGCCATCAATCTGAAGAGCTGCATTCTCGCTGCGAAGGAGGTGATCCCGATCATGCGTGCGCAGCGAAGCGGCGCCATCATCAACATCTCCTCCATGGCGGCGATCACGACCTATCCTTACGTCGCCTACAAGGCGACGAAGTCGGCGATGATCGCCTTCACCGAGCAGCTCGCCTACCAGAACGCCGAATACGGCATCCGCGCCAACGTCATCCTGCCTGGCCTGATGAACACGCCGATGGCCGTCGACACCCGCGCCCGCGAATGGCACAAGACCCGCGCCGAGGTCGAGGCAGAACGCGACAGCAAGGTGCCGCTGCGCCGGAAGATGGGAACGGGTTGGGACGTCGCGAATGCCGCGCTGTTCCTGGCGTCGGACGAAGCGAGTTTCATCACGGGGGTGACTCTGCCGGTTGACGGCGGGGCGAGCGTGAGACGGGGGTGA
- a CDS encoding cytochrome ubiquinol oxidase subunit II, producing MANSTILVDSVFIMLVIVVPTIFAILAFAFWFRASNTKARFQPGFVYSGRVEMVVWSIPALTVILLGGVAWIGSHQLDPAAPVPGTGSPLRIQAVSLDWKWLFIYPDQRIATVNTLTVPAGAELNFRLTSSSVMNVFFIPQLGSMIYTMNGMVTRLNLRADNEGKLQGLSAHFSGDGFPDMMFDVNVVSPLDFPDWVANTAKTDAVLNEDSYKKLMQQSIERGRPTYRLEDPRLFDLIATQHIPPGPGPELASEAGRSHMGGHDAR from the coding sequence GTGGCCAACAGCACCATTTTGGTCGATTCCGTCTTCATCATGCTCGTGATCGTGGTGCCGACCATTTTCGCGATCCTGGCGTTCGCGTTCTGGTTTCGCGCCTCCAATACCAAAGCGCGCTTCCAGCCGGGCTTCGTCTATTCCGGCCGCGTCGAAATGGTGGTGTGGTCGATCCCGGCGCTCACCGTCATTCTGCTCGGCGGCGTCGCCTGGATCGGCTCGCATCAGCTCGATCCCGCGGCGCCCGTGCCGGGCACCGGCAGCCCGCTGCGGATCCAGGCCGTCTCGCTCGACTGGAAATGGCTGTTCATCTATCCCGACCAGCGCATCGCCACCGTCAACACGCTGACGGTGCCGGCCGGTGCGGAGCTGAATTTCCGGCTGACGTCGTCGAGCGTGATGAACGTGTTCTTCATCCCGCAGCTCGGCAGCATGATCTACACCATGAACGGCATGGTGACGCGACTGAATCTGCGTGCCGACAATGAGGGCAAGCTCCAGGGCCTGTCGGCGCATTTCTCCGGCGACGGCTTTCCCGACATGATGTTCGACGTCAACGTGGTCTCGCCGCTCGACTTCCCTGATTGGGTGGCGAACACCGCGAAGACCGACGCCGTGCTGAACGAGGACAGCTACAAGAAGTTGATGCAGCAGAGCATCGAGCGGGGCCGGCCGACCTACCGTCTCGAAGACCCGCGCCTGTTCGATCTGATCGCGACCCAGCACATCCCGCCGGGGCCCGGACCGGAGCTCGCATCCGAGGCCGGCCGGTCGCACATGGGAGGCCACGATGCTCGGTAA
- a CDS encoding sorbosone dehydrogenase family protein yields the protein MRNRISIAMAAVVVAIAAQAEPVLQGRDAYGDWRADKPGTVRLIRAEDLVRPGATRSFASSARVVSRPSEAAPQVPAGFKIELLADGLRGPRIIRVAPNGDVFVAETRVGAIRVLRTGEGGKLAANEVFVSGLRQPFGIAFFPNGDNPQWVYVANTGSVIRFPYQAGDLKARGKAETIVASLPHDGGHSTRDVVFTPDNKRMFVSVGSLSNVAEGMGTPPGGMEAWAKAQPLGAAWASELERAAVLAFNPDGKDRKIYATGIRNCVGLAVQPETSLPWCSTNERDGLGDDLVPDYVTSVKEGAFYGWPWFYIGGNEDPRHAGARLDLKDKVTVPDVLIQPHSASLGMTFYQGTQFPSEYQGDAFAAEHGSWNRSKRTGYKVIRIRMKDGKPTGEYEDFVTGFVVSDKEVWGRPVGVAVAKDGSLLVSEDANGTIWRVTSVPR from the coding sequence GTGAGAAACAGGATTTCCATCGCGATGGCTGCGGTCGTGGTTGCGATCGCTGCGCAAGCCGAGCCAGTGCTGCAAGGCAGGGATGCCTACGGCGATTGGCGGGCCGACAAGCCCGGTACAGTCCGGTTGATCCGGGCGGAGGATCTCGTGCGGCCCGGCGCCACGCGCTCGTTTGCGAGCTCCGCGCGCGTGGTGTCGCGCCCATCCGAAGCCGCGCCCCAGGTGCCGGCCGGTTTCAAGATCGAGTTGCTCGCGGACGGTTTGCGTGGGCCGCGCATCATCAGGGTCGCACCGAACGGTGACGTCTTCGTCGCGGAGACGCGGGTCGGCGCCATTCGCGTGCTGCGCACCGGCGAGGGCGGCAAGCTCGCTGCCAACGAGGTGTTTGTCAGCGGCCTGAGGCAGCCGTTCGGCATCGCCTTCTTCCCGAACGGCGACAATCCGCAATGGGTCTACGTCGCCAACACCGGTAGTGTCATCCGCTTCCCGTATCAGGCCGGCGATCTCAAGGCGCGCGGCAAGGCGGAGACGATCGTGGCGAGCCTGCCGCATGACGGCGGTCATTCCACGCGTGATGTCGTCTTCACGCCCGACAACAAGCGCATGTTCGTGTCGGTCGGCTCGCTCAGCAACGTCGCCGAGGGCATGGGCACGCCGCCGGGCGGGATGGAGGCGTGGGCGAAAGCGCAGCCGCTCGGTGCAGCCTGGGCGAGCGAGCTCGAGCGTGCCGCGGTGCTGGCCTTCAATCCCGATGGCAAGGATCGGAAGATCTATGCCACCGGCATCCGCAATTGCGTCGGCCTTGCGGTCCAGCCGGAGACCAGCTTGCCCTGGTGCTCGACCAACGAGCGCGACGGTCTCGGCGACGATCTCGTGCCTGATTACGTGACGAGCGTGAAGGAGGGCGCGTTCTACGGTTGGCCCTGGTTCTATATCGGCGGCAACGAAGACCCGCGCCATGCCGGCGCGCGGCTGGACCTCAAGGACAAGGTGACGGTGCCTGATGTGCTGATCCAACCGCACTCGGCCTCGCTCGGCATGACCTTCTATCAGGGCACGCAGTTTCCGTCCGAGTATCAGGGCGACGCCTTCGCTGCCGAGCACGGTTCGTGGAACAGATCGAAGCGCACCGGCTACAAGGTGATCCGCATCCGGATGAAGGACGGCAAGCCGACCGGCGAGTACGAGGATTTCGTCACGGGGTTCGTGGTGAGCGACAAGGAGGTGTGGGGCAGGCCGGTCGGCGTTGCCGTGGCGAAGGATGGATCGCTGCTGGTGTCGGAGGATGCCAACGGCACGATCTGGCGGGTGACAAGCGTGCCGCGGTGA
- a CDS encoding carboxymuconolactone decarboxylase family protein gives MARLPYLEADQVAPEYRDMLQRNTNLHKLLVNSPEMARAFNGIGGYIRFKSKLDPRLRELAILQVGWMEKSEYEFTHHVKIGKEFGVTDEDIAGLMAETEGKPSKLEPLAKAILKGAREMVRELAMSDATFAEIKQHLSDEHMVDLVLTIAFYCGVVRVLATMKIDNEPYYKEVLQQYPIPGVN, from the coding sequence ATGGCCCGCCTGCCCTATCTCGAGGCCGACCAGGTCGCGCCGGAATATCGCGACATGCTCCAGCGCAACACCAATCTGCATAAGCTGCTGGTCAACTCTCCGGAGATGGCGCGCGCCTTCAACGGCATCGGCGGCTATATCCGCTTCAAGAGCAAGCTCGATCCGCGCCTGCGCGAGCTTGCGATCCTCCAGGTCGGCTGGATGGAGAAGTCGGAATATGAATTCACACACCACGTGAAGATCGGCAAGGAGTTCGGCGTCACCGACGAGGACATCGCCGGCCTGATGGCCGAGACCGAAGGCAAACCATCGAAGCTGGAGCCGCTCGCCAAGGCAATCCTGAAGGGCGCCCGCGAAATGGTGCGCGAGCTCGCGATGTCGGATGCGACCTTCGCCGAGATCAAGCAGCACCTGTCCGACGAGCACATGGTCGACCTCGTGCTGACCATTGCCTTCTATTGCGGCGTGGTGCGCGTGCTCGCCACCATGAAGATCGACAACGAGCCCTATTACAAAGAGGTACTCCAGCAGTACCCGATCCCGGGAGTGAATTGA
- a CDS encoding urate hydroxylase PuuD, which yields MWGSIISEWASLLLRWLHVVAAIAWIGSSFYFIALDLSLRPRADLPGGVQGEAWQVHGGGFYRIMKYLVAPSQMPDELTWFKWEAYSTWLSGFALMVVVYYLDADLFLVDKSILDLTPFQAGLFSFGSLALAWLLYEAACRTGLAQRELPFAIGGYLFLVALTYAFTHVLSGRGAFNQIGAIIGTIMVANVFALIIPNQKKIVASLIAGQAPDPKLGKASKERSVHNNYLTLPVVVLMISNHYPLLYATRFNWIIVAIVLALGPVIRHFFNERHAGRKSPWWVWGVVAAGAIAICLLSAAGPREVKTSALQAQPTLANVEEIVMSRCSMCHAAEPVWAGIATAPKGILLDAPEHIHRNIRLIGRVAAWSNAMPPGNITEMTGEERAILAAYIEQAR from the coding sequence ATGTGGGGATCCATCATATCGGAATGGGCGAGCCTGCTGCTTCGCTGGCTGCACGTGGTCGCCGCGATCGCCTGGATCGGCAGCTCCTTCTATTTCATCGCGCTCGATCTCAGCCTCAGGCCGAGAGCCGACTTGCCCGGTGGCGTGCAGGGCGAAGCCTGGCAGGTCCATGGCGGCGGCTTCTACCGGATCATGAAATATCTGGTGGCGCCGAGCCAGATGCCGGACGAGCTCACCTGGTTCAAATGGGAGGCCTACAGCACCTGGCTGTCCGGCTTCGCGCTGATGGTGGTGGTCTATTATCTCGATGCCGATCTGTTCCTGGTCGATAAGTCGATCCTCGACCTCACGCCGTTCCAGGCCGGCCTGTTCAGCTTCGGCAGCCTTGCCCTGGCGTGGCTGCTCTACGAGGCCGCCTGCCGCACCGGGCTGGCGCAGCGCGAGCTGCCCTTTGCCATCGGCGGCTACCTGTTCCTGGTCGCGCTGACCTACGCTTTCACGCACGTACTGAGCGGTCGCGGCGCCTTCAACCAGATCGGCGCGATCATCGGCACCATCATGGTCGCCAATGTCTTCGCGCTGATCATCCCGAACCAGAAGAAGATCGTCGCGTCGCTTATCGCCGGACAGGCGCCCGACCCGAAGCTCGGCAAGGCCAGCAAGGAGCGCTCGGTCCACAACAATTACCTGACGCTCCCCGTGGTCGTGCTGATGATCAGCAACCACTATCCCCTGCTCTACGCCACGCGCTTCAACTGGATCATCGTCGCGATCGTGCTGGCGCTGGGGCCGGTGATCCGTCACTTCTTCAACGAGCGCCATGCCGGACGAAAATCGCCGTGGTGGGTGTGGGGCGTTGTGGCGGCGGGCGCGATCGCAATCTGCCTGCTCTCCGCGGCAGGTCCGCGCGAGGTGAAGACGAGCGCACTACAGGCGCAGCCCACGCTCGCCAATGTCGAGGAGATCGTGATGTCCCGTTGCAGCATGTGCCATGCGGCCGAGCCGGTCTGGGCCGGCATCGCGACAGCGCCGAAGGGCATTTTGCTCGATGCGCCCGAGCACATCCATCGCAACATCCGCCTGATCGGCCGCGTCGCGGCCTGGTCCAACGCGATGCCGCCGGGCAACATCACCGAGATGACCGGCGAGGAGCGCGCCATCCTCGCCGCCTACATCGAGCAGGCTCGGTAG